The Microlunatus soli genome contains the following window.
GCTCCAATGCAGTGCAGTGGCAGATGATCAAGGACGCCAAGGCCGCCGGCGCCACCGTCTACGACCTGCGCGGCATCACCGACACCGTCGACGCCGAAGACCCGCATGTCGGGCTGATCCAGTTCAAGACCGGCACCGGCGGCGAGGCCGTGGAATACCTCGGCGAATGGGATCTGCCGCTGAATCACCTGCTGTACAAGGCATTCGAACTCTACATGTCCCGTCGCTGAACCTCGGTCAGGATGAGTTCGGCGACCTGTTCCGGACCATGATCATCGACCGGCACGACGATGTCACCGATGCCGCGGTCGGTCATCAACTGCTGCAGTTCGCCGCTGCGATGCAGGTGCCAGTCCAGTGAGTCGTCGCGTTCCCGACCGCGGAGCCGAGCCCGGACCCGGTCCAACGGCACGTCCAGCCGGACGATGATGATCTTCGCTCCGGGCACGGCCCGCTGGTAGTCGGCGCGCTGGTCGGGCTGTTCGACGACATCGGCCAGCAGCAGCCAGCGGGCTCCCCGATCGGCGAACTGCGGCCAGATCGCGGCCAGATTGGCCATCGCGAGTCGCATGTGGAACGGGTCGTCGGGGTTGGCCGGCCAGAGTCGGCGGAGGCCGTCGACGTCGACCATCGCGACCGGTTCACCCTAGCTGTCCAGCAGTTCGGCGAGCAGTTCGATGCTGGTGGTCTTGCCGGCGCCGACCGGTCCGGTGATCACGATCACGGTTGGATGCACGACGGTCAGCCTGCCATCGGCCGATCGGGTTCGCACGTCCAATACCGCCCCTGCCCCCAATCAAACCCGTACGCAAATCGGCTGGGCGTCGCCGATGCGAGGGAGCAGCATGCTCGGATGGCACGGATCAAGGACGTCGTCGTCGACTGCGCGCACCCGGCGACAGTGGCCCGCTTCTGGGCGGCGGCGCTGGACGACCATCGGGTGGCGCCGTACGACGACGCCGAGCTGGAACGCCTGCGAGGGATGGGCATCGACGATCCGGAGGACGATCCGACCGTGCTGGTCGAGTCGCCGGCTGGGCAGCCGCGGCTGTTCTTCCAACGGGTCGGCGAAGCCAAGACGGTGAAGAACCGGGTGCATCTGGATCTGACCGTCACCGACCGCGCTGCCGAGGTCGGCAGGTTGGTCGGGCTCGGTGCCCGCGAGCAGGCCGCGTACGACGATCACACCGTGCTCACCGATCCCGAGGGCAACGAGTTCTGCGTTTTCGATCACTGACTTGCCACAATGGCGACCGTGGCGCAGATCGGGGACGACCCACGACCATCGGCGACGTCCGCAGCAGTCCGGACGGCACCGCACGACGCGCACCGTCCGGTCGCCCGGTTCGACGATCTCCGGACCGGCACCGCAGTGCAGTTCGACACCGTCGATCGGGACGTCCTGGCCAGGACGCGGGACCAGGTGCTGCCGGCACTGGCCGAGGTCGACGCGGCGGTCCGGGCGGGCAACTGGGCCTTCGGCTACGTCGGCTACGAGGCCGCGTCGGGTCTCGATCCGCGGCTGGTCACCCGCCGTCCGGACCGTACGCCGCTGCTCTGGTTCGGGATCACCTCGCAGCCGCCGACCGGCTCGGAACCGGTGAACCCGGCGTCGCCGGACGACGCGGTCGACGCTGGTCGGGTCGACGGCTGGCAAGTCGAGTGGACCGCGACCGAGCACGCCGAACGCGTCGCCGCGGTCCGGCAGGCGATCGCAGCCGGCGACACCTACCAGTGCAATCTGACCACGCGGCTGGACGGCACCTTCACCGGCGATCCGCTCGGCTACTACCGACAGCTGGCGGCGAGCCAGCACGGCAGCCACCACGCCTACCTGGACACCGGCGACCTGCTGCTGATCAGCGCCAGCCCGGAACTGTTCTTCGCCTGGGCGGACCACCGGCTGGAGGTCAAGCCGATGAAGGGCACCGCGGCCCGAGGTCTGACTCCCGCAGCCGACGCACGGGCCCGTACCGACCTGCTGACCAGTGCCAAGGACCGCGCGGAGAACGTGATGATCGTCGATCTGATCCGCAACGACATCGCCCGGATCGCCCGTCCAGGAACGGTACTGGTCGACCGGTTGGCCGACTGCGAAAAGTACGACACCGTCTGGCAACTGACCTCGACCGTCAGCGGCCAGACCCCGACCGGGACCACGCTGGCCGACGTCTTCACCGCCCTGTTCCCCTGCGGTTCGATCACGGGCGCACCCAAGCAACGCACGATGGAGCTGATCGCCGAGCTCGAAACCTCGCCCCGCGGTGCCTACTGCGGAACGATCGGCTACCTGGAACCGGCCACCGTCCATGATCATCCCCGGGCCCGGTTCAACGTCGCGATCCGTACCGTCGAGATCGACGCTGTCACCGGGCGGGCGTCGTACGGGGTCGGTGGCGGGGTCACGTGGGCCTCGACCGCACCCCAGGAGTACGCCGAACTGCTCGCCAAGGCGGCGGTGCTGCGGGCACCGGCGGCCGACTTCGCACTACTCGAGACGTTCGGGGTCCGGGCCGGCGTGGCGGTCCACCTCGATCAGCATCTCGACCGGATCGAACGCTCAGCGCGCTACTTCGACATCCCGTACGACGCCGCGGCGGTCCGTGCCGAGATCGCCCGCGTGGTCGCAGCCGACCCCCGATCCGATGCTCGGGCCCGGTTGACGCTCGACCGCGACGGCCGGATCTCCTTGACTGTCAGCGATCTGCCGCCGGCAGCACCGCGTCCGGTGCGGCTGGCGATCGACACGGTACCGATCGACATCGGGTCGCGCTGGGTCTATCACAAGACCACGATGCGGCAGGCCATCGACGACGCCCGGCATCGTCACCCCGACGCCGACGACGTCGCACTGATCAACGGAGCCGGTCGGGTCACCGAGACCTTGATCGCCAACCTGGGCGTCCGGATCGGCGGCACCTGGTACACCCCGCCGGTATCCGACGGCTGCCTGCCGGGCATCGGTCGGCGGCTCGAACTGGAAGCCGGCCGGCTCCGCGAGCGGTCGATCATGATCGACGAACTGGTCGACGCCGACGAGATCGTGCTGATCAGTTCGCTCCGTGGACGACGAAAAGCCGTCGTCGCGGCAGGGCCGGGGATACCGGACAAGTAATTATCGTCCGATCAGGATTGCCGCGCAGTGGTTCGTTCGGACCGGACGCCGGGCCGATAGGCTCGACGGGTGACCGGAGTGACACTGCGACTGGACGTTGACCGTTGGCGAGAACATCTGCGGGTGGTGGCCGAATCCACCCCCGGGCTGGTGCCGGTGATCAAGGGGAACGGCTACGGCTACGGGCATGCCAGGCTGGCCGACGAGGCGACCCGACTGTCCGCCGACACGGTGGCGGTCGGGGTGCCGGCCGAGGTCGCGGCGGTCCGTGAGCGGTTCGACGGCAGCATCGTGGTGCTGCAGGCCTGGCGCCCCGGCGACGCGCTTGCCGAGGACCTGGCCGACGACGACGGCGTGATCACCACCGTGTCCCGATTGGAGGACGTCCGGCGGCTGGCCGAGACCGGCAAGCGGACCCGGGTGCTGATCGAGGTGCTCACCTCGATGCGCCGACACGGCATCGCACCGGAGGATCTCACCGCGGCGATCGCGGCGCTGGGAGACCTGCGCTTCGAAGGGTGGACGATCCACCTGCCGCTGCAGCTCGGCGCCGGCTACACCGAGGCCGAACGGCTCGGCCGGGCCGCGGTGGAAGCCCGCCGCGGCACGCTGTGGTATTCACATCTTCCTTCGGAGGAAGCGATCGGACTGAGCCGCCAGCTCGGCGGCCCGAGCGATCCGGTGCCGGTCCGGCTCCGGGTCGGCACCCGGCTGTGGCTCGGCGACCCGGGCAGCCGGGAGTCGACAGCGACCGTGTTGGACGTGCATCAGGTCAAGCGCGGGATGCGGATCGGCTATCGGCAACGAGCCATTCCCAGCGACGGCTGGATCGTCGTGGTCTCCGGCGGGACATCGCACGGGATCGGGCTGGAGGCACCGACACCGGCTGCGTCGCTGCGGCAGCGGGCCATCTCCGCAGCCACCGGCACGCTGGAGGCGGCCGGGCTGGCGCTCAGCCCGTACACGATCGGTGGCCGGAAGCGATGGTTCTGCGAACCGCCGCACATGCAGGCGTCGATGATCTTCCTGCCCCGCTCCCAGCAGCCGCCCGAGGTCGGTCAGGAGGTCCCGGTCGAGCTGCGACTGACCACCGCCACGGTGGACCGGATCGTTGAGGTCTGAGCCGGCCGCTCAGCACAGACTCGGGTCGGCCTCGACCCGGTCGATCAACAGCCGGCCGCCACTGCTGGCGAAGGTGTAGGTCATGTCCCAGCGCGCGCAGGTCGCGTCGGTGTGCCCCTTCGGGCCCTGGCCCGGCAGCGTGATCGAGTTGAAGCTGATCTTGGCGCGGGTGCCGTCCCCGGACCCGGAAACGCTGTGCACCAGGATGTTGTAGTCGTAGGCCGAGCGCCAGCCGCTGACGTAGCTGCTGTAGTTGCCGCTGTTGCTGTGCGGGCCGAGTTGCTCGTAGGCCTTGCGGTAGTCGCCGGAGTTGATCCCGCCGAAATAGTCCTGCAGTACGGCCTCGACAGCCTTGGTCGGTTTGCCACCGATGACGGTCACGTCGGGGCCCTTGGGGTCGTTGCAGTTGGTCGACGGCAGCGAGTCCTTGCTCTTGGCGGCGGCCCTGATCGCGCTGCCGGGAACGATCATCGCCTTCGACGACCCGGAGCCGGCGAAGATCATTCCGTTGGCCTTGCCGTCGTCGGTCAGCGTCGGTCCACCGGCCCACCCGTCGTCGGCGTCCAGACTCGTCGAGGCCAGCCCGGAGACCGTGTCGTGGCCGACCTTCGCGCTTTCCGACGTCGCGGTGATCTTGGTCGTCTGCAGCCCGGGTCGCGATCCGGTGGACTTGACGCCGAGCAGCCCGACCGGGTCCTTGGCCTTCGGTGCGGTGCTGTCCAGATCGAAGACGTGGCCGTCGACCGAACGGTCCAGCTTCAACACCACGACGCCATGCTCGGTGTCGGCCGACGCGACCTCGGCCGGCACCGATTCCGATCCGTTGAACACCGCGACGGTCTGGGCCCCGGCCAACGAGGCGTAGGAGGCGACCGCGGTGTCGTCGTCGACCAGGAAGGCCGATCCGACCCGGGTGCCGTCGTTGCCGCAGCCGGTCGCGATCACCTTGAGGACGCCGTCCTTGACCTTGCCGGCGACCTTGTCGTAGTCCGGCGGCGGTGTCGGGGTGGGGGTGGGTTTGGCGCTGGAGGGGCGGGCCGTCGGCTTGCCCGCGGTCGAACTGGCCGAGGCCTTCGCCGACGGGGACTGCCCCGGTCCGGCGACCGGACCGGTGCCGGGCCCGAAGAAACGCAGCAGCACCACGATCGCCACGGCGATCAGCAGCACACCGCCGCCGATGCCCGCGATCATCAGCAGCAACCGGTTGCGGCCCGGTCCGGACGCACCGGCGGCGGCGCCCCCGGCGGGCGGCGGCGTCGGCGGTCCGCCGGCATTGGAGCGGATCTCGGTGTAGCCCGGTCCGCCCGCGCCCCCGGCCGCGCCGTAACCATCGGCTGCGCCGTAGCCGCCGGCAGCCCCGTACCCTCCGGCAGCCCCGTACCCTCCGGCGCCTCCGTAGCCCGCGGCGTTCTGGTTGCCGGAGCCGTAGTCGGCGCCGGTCCCGTACGCTCCCGAGCCGTAGCCGCCCGCGGGATAGGTCGGGTCGGGTGCGGAACCGCCCGAACCGGCGCCGGGGTCGGCTGAACCAGCGCTGCCCGGCCCGGCCGAGCCCGCACTGCCCGGGCCGTAGGCTCCCGCGCCGTAACCGCCGCCGGCTGCTGCTCCGTAGCCGCCGGCGGAAGGGTCCTGGCCCGGCGCGTCCTGACCTCCGGCGGAGCCCGATCCGGCACCCGGCGTCCCGTCCGCGGGCGCGCTCGACGGCGCCCAGCCGCAGTAGTAGCAGGACGTGGAGCTCGGAGCGTTCGGCGCCCCGCAGCGCGGGCAGATCAGCTGTTCCGGCACGGCTCCCATCATTCTTCGTCGGCGGTACGCACACAATTCGCCCACCCGCCATCAGGCCCGGCGGTGGGTGGTGCTCCTCGACGAAGGGTACTGAACAATCCGTTCAGTTGTGCGGTCCCGGGCGTGCCCGGTCAGCGCAGCGGGTGATCAACCGCGCAGCTTGGCCCGGATCTTCGCGGTGTCCTGATCGGTCCAGCCCATGGTGGCCAGCAGCTTGTGTACCGAGCCGTACTCACGGTCGATGTAGTCGCAGAACATCTCCATCGTCTCCGGCCGGGTGGTCTGCGCCGAGGCCGGCCGGGACAGCACGTTGTCCCGGTAGGTGTCGGAGGCGGCGAGCTTGGCGATGATCTTGTCGATCCGTTCCCCGGAGCGGGCGTAGTCCTCGATCACCAGTCGACGATCGACCTCGCAGAGCAGCAGCGCCAACGCGACGATGGTGCCGGTCCGGTCCTTGCCGGCGGCGCAGTGCACCAGCGCCGCCCCGTCGGCGTCGGCGATCGACCGCAGCGCCGCGACAACCGAGTCCGGCCGGTCGACCAGATAGGACAGATAGAACGACGCCGACTCGTCCTCGACCTCGACGGTGGGCTTGATGATCTCGGTCCACGGCAGTGCCTGGGCCGTGATCTCCTCCGCGCTCAGGGTCGCGTTGATCTGCTCGGTGAGCTCGGTCTCGGTCTCGGCGTCTGTCAGGTTCTCCTTGAACATGGAGAAGTGATGGATGGTGACGCCGGGCTCGCGGGTCAACGGTCCCGGGCCCTCCTGCTCGACCTCGAGATCGCTGCGCAGGTCGACGACATCGGTGATCCCCCGGTCCAACAGTGCGGCCACGTCGGACTCGGTCAGCGTCTGCAGATTGTCCGAACGGAGCAGCTGTCCGTCGGCGATCACCGCGCCATCGGTCGTCGGCGTACCGCCGAGGTCGCGGATGTTGACCAAGCCATCGAGTTCGATCCAGTTCGCCGTCACGTGGCCAGTGTAGGGATCGTTACGGCTCGATGGTCAGGAGGCCCAGTAGCCGCAGAAATACAGCCAGCTCCAGACGATCATCGCGGCCACGCCGAGCACGCTGCCGATGATCACCGTCACCCGATGCAGGACCGCGGCGGCACGGTTCTCCGGCCGCCAGCTGCCGTACCGGGCGATCATGATCATCAACGGGAACCAGAGCAACACCGCCCGGTTGACCGACATGTACCAGTAGGACAGCGAGAACGCCAGCACCTGCACCGCGACCCAACTGGCCTCGGCCCACAGCTTCCGGGTCAGGCACCAGATGGTGACCAGGACGCCGACGGCCATCGACACCATCTCGGCCCGGAAGATCCACGCCCAGTAGGGCCGATCGGCGTAGGCGCCGGGTTGGACGGCGGCCCAGGTGTTGAGGAAGGACTGCACCGGTGAGGTGTAGCCGCGATACCAGCCCTGGACCTGGGCGTCGTACCACGCCGTCCAGCTGCCGGTGAGGCCATAGAGGTAGGCCGAGTAGCCGACCAGCACCGCGGCCGGGATGATCAACAACGCCATCCGTTGCAGCCTGGTCAGCCAGCTGACCCGACGGGCGGTGATGATCATCACGAACAGGGCACCGATCAGGAACAGCCCGGAAACGCGGACGCTGCAGGCAGCGCCGGCGAGCAACGCCGCGACGAACCAACGGTCGGACCGGGCGCGTTCCCAGGCCCAGAAGGCGAAGGCACAGAACAGTGCCTCGGTGTAGGGAACGGTGGTGAAGACCGCCGTCGGGACGAACAGCCAGACCACCGCCGCCCAGGGCCCACCCAGTCGGGCGACGGCGATCGCCGCCGCCATCGAGGCGATCGCCGCGATGATCACCCCGGTGATCTGGGTCGGTAGACCGACCAACAGGCCGACTCGGAGCAGCAGCGGCAGCCCGGGGAAGAACGCCGTCAGCCGCCACTGCGGATCGTAGGAGTAGCCGAACCGGGCCAACTCGCCGAAATGGACGGCGTCCCAGTTGTTCGTCATCGCCATCAGGTCGCGGTTGGTGAGTACCGCCAGCAGCAAGGCGATCAGCGCGATCAGGCCACGGCTGGCCAGCCAGGCCTGGACCACGGTGCGGCCACCCCGCGGGTCGAGTCGATGCGGCGTCAGACCGGGCGGCGCTGCCCACCATCGCCGCAGCAGTCCGCCCCGTCGTTCGAGCGCGCCGGCAGCCGTCACCGGAGCGGCGACGGTGGTCTGGTCCGAGCCGGCGGGGCTGTGTCCGACCGCCTCGGTGGTGCGCGGGGTCATCGCAGCGAACCTACCGAGGACCGGTGGCACCGGCCGTCAGCCACCCCCGCAGCCGGACCACCCACGGTGCATCCGGCGCGCCGGTCAGCTCACCTTCCGCGGGCCCGTCCGGGACCGGCCCGTAGGCCACCGTCACCGGCCCGTACACCACCGGTCTCCCAGCGCCCTCAGCCTGTCGACGGGAGCCCTGAGCCTGTCGAAGGGCTGGGGCCGAGCCTGCCTCCGCGGACTCGCCGGGAGGTCCTTCGTCAGGCTCAGGACCTGTTGGTCCCGAGACCCGTCCTTCGTCAGACTCAGGACCCTTGGGTTGCGGTCGCGGCTGGTCGACAGTCTGGGATTCGTCGGGTGCGCCGAAGTGGGCCGGTTCGGAGGTGGACGGCTGCGTACGGCGGAGTGGGTCACGACGGTCGGGGTCGAGGATGTCGCGGATGATCATGATGCCGACCCAGACCTCGCAGCCGATCCGGACGACGACGGCCAGCCAGTAGAGCCGGTCGGGACCGCCGTCGGCCGGGCCGAGGGTCTGGTCCAGGTGTCCCCAGATGGCCAGGAAGTAGACCAGCTCGCCGATGGTGAAGATCCACCACTCCCGCCAGCGCGGCCGGGCCAGGATCATCAACGGCAGCAGCCAGAGCACGTACTGCGGCGAGTAGACCTTGTTGGTGATCAGGAACGCCGCGATCACCAGGTAGCCGACCTGGGCGAATCGCGGCCGTCGTGGGGCGCTGATGATCAACCAGCCGATACCGGCACAGAGCAGCAGCAGGACGACGGTGTTCACCACGTTGAGATGCGGCACCTCATGGCCGGCCAGTGACAGCACGTACCAGATCGATCCCAGGTCGCCGCCACGATCGGAGTTGAACGTCCAGAACGCCAGCCACTGGTCCGGCGCCAAGATCATCACCGGCAGGTTGGGCACCAGCCAGGCGATCGAGAACCCGACCATCAGTCGGCCGAACTCGCGCATCCGCCCGGATCGCAGACAGAGCAGGAACAGCGGCCCGAGCAGCAACAACGGATACAGCTTGGCCGCCATCCCGAGCCCGAACATCACCCCGGCGAGGCCGGGCTTGCGGCGGGCCCAGAACATGAAGCCGAGCGCGGTCAGTGCCACCGGCAGCATGTCCCAGTTGATGAAGCCGGTCAACATCACACACGGCGAGACGGCCAGCATCATCGCGTCCCACACCCGCGAGCGTCCTGAGCTCGTCGAAGGACTGGTACGGGACCCTTCGACGGACTCAGTGATCGTGGGGACATAGGTACGAGCCGTGGCCCAGACGGCGAGCAGGAAGAGCGCGCCGAGGACGACGACGTTGACCTCGAAGAACAGCCGGGACGCGTCGATCGCCTGCTGCTCGTCCAGGCCGGGACCGACCGGGGCGCCGAGCAGCGCGGTGATCCGGCGCTGCAATTCGAGCAGCCAGCCGGTCAGCACCGGGTATTCGAGGGTCTGATAGTTGCCGTGATCCAGGTACGGAATGTTGCCGTCGGCCAGCCCACGTCCCGTGTACAGCAAGGGAATGTCGGAGTAGCAGAGCCGCCGGTAGCTGTTCGGGTAGTGGCCGGCGGTGAGCACCTGACAGGGCAGCTTCTGGACCGCGCCGATGATCCAGGCGACCGTCGCGGTCAGGAGTGCGATCCGGGTCGGGGTCAGCCAACCGATCATGGAGGCGCCGGCATGGCGGCCGAGGGGTCCGCCGATCCTCCTGCTGATCAGCGCGACAAAGCCCTCGTCGCGTTCCCGGGCGGCGGTGCCGGACGGCATTCGATCAGTTGCTTCCGGTGCTACTGCTCGTCTTCGTCGTGTCGGTCGACGTGCTGTCCGACCCGGAGGTGGTCGAGTCCGACGTGGTCGAATCGGATTTCGTGGAGTCGGACTTCTTCTTGTCGCCGGAGCCCGATCCGTCGGACGTCTTCTTGTCACCGGACGATCCGTCGCCGGACTTGGTGTCGTCGGATGTGGTGTCGTCGGTCCTGCCGGAGTCGGAGCTCTTCTTGTCCGATCCGCCGGAATCAGAGCTCTTGTTGTCGGACTGGCCCTTGTCGTCGTTCGACTTGTCATCGCTCGACTTGTCCGATGACTTGTCGTCGTTCGACTTGTCCGACGACTTGTCCTCGGTCTTGTCGGACTTCTTGTCCTGCTTCTGGGTCTTCTTTTCCGGCTTGTCGTTGTTGTCGGAGTTGTCCGTGCCGGAGGTCTGCTTCGGCGGCGCGGACTTCTTGATCACCGGCGGCGGGAACTTGTCCCGGTTGACGTAGGCGGGCTGCCGGAAGTCCCTGATCTTCTGGCCTTCGGTCGCCTTCTCCATGTAGTCGACCCAGGTCTGCAGCGGGTAGCTGGAGCCGAAGAAGGTCGGGTCGTAGGGCCGCTTGTACTTGTCCAGATTCTCGGTGCCACCGTCGCCGGCGACGTACATCACCGAGGTCGCGATCTGCTTGGTGTAGCCGGTGAACCAGGCCGACGTGATCTTGTCGTCGACCCCCTGGGTGCCGGTCTTGCCGGCAACCGGGCGACCCAACGACTGCGCCGCCGAACCGGTGCCGTCCTTCACCACGCCCTGCAGCGCATAGCTGACGTCTGCCGACACGTCCTTGGAGATCGCCCGATGGGTCTTCGGCTCGGCCTTGTAGACGATCTTGCCGTTGTTGTCCTTGATCTCGGCGATCACGTGATTCTGCACGTACTCACCGTTGTTGGCGAAGGTGGCGTACGCGTTAGCCATGTTGACCGGGCTGACCTGGGCGCTGCCGATTGCAACCCGGTTGTTGACGTCCCAGTCCTGGGCGCCCTTCTCCTTGATCGCGCCGAGCTTCTGGGCGATGTCGACGACCTTCTGCGGTCCGTCTCCGGGCAGCTGGGTGTCCAGATCGACGAAGGCGGTGTTGATCGACTCCGCGGTCGCCTTCAGCAGCGACACCTGGCCGTATTGGGTGGAGAACTCGTTGCGGATCGGCACACCGTCGCCGGGCGGGGTGAAGGTGTTGCCGTTGAACTGGGAGTAGAGACTGAAGCCGTTCTCCAGACCGGCGGCCAGTGCGAACGGCTTGAAGGTGGACGCCGTCGCCCGCGGTGTGGTCGCCCAGTTCCGGGAGTTCTCGATGTAGTCCGGGCCGCCGTACATCGCCAGCACCGCGCCGGTGTTCACGTCCACCGAAGCGATCGCCGCGTGCAACTTGGAGGCCTTGTGTCCGGACAGCTCGGCGGCCTCCTTGGTGTTGGACTCAGCGGCCTTGACCGCGGCCTTCTGAGCCTTCTCGTCGAAGGTGGTGGTGATCTTGTAACCGCCGCCACGGACCTTGGCCTGATCGATCGGCAACGTGGCCAGCTCGGCCTCGGCGGCCTTCATCAGGAAGCCCTTGGAGCCGCCGTACTTGTCGCTGATCTTGATCTTGGGCAGCGTCGGCAGCTTCTTGACGTCCTTGGTGTATTCGGCCTGGGAGATGAAGCCGGAGTGCCGCATCGAGCCGAGCACGTAGCGGTAGCGATTCAGCAGCGGCTCGGTGTCACCACCGTTGGCGTCCGGGTCGAGGTAGGCCGGATTGTTCAGCACAGCGGCCAGTACCGCGGACTGCGGGATGGTCAGATCCTTGGCGTCGATGTCGAAGTAGGCCTTGCTGGCCGCCTGGATCCCGTACGCGCCGCGACCGAAGTAGATCGTGTTCAGGTAGCCGGTGAGGATCTCCTGCTTGCTCATCTTCTCCGAGAGCTTGCGGGAGAGCAGCACCTCCTTGAACTTCCGGGTGATCGTCTGATCCTGGGACAGGTACATGATCTTGATGTACTGCTGGGTGATCGTCGAACCACCCTGCAGATCGCCGCCGCGGGCGATGTTCACCGCAGCCCGGATCATGCCCTGCACCGAGTAACCGGGGTCGGTCCAGAAGGTGTTGTTCTCCGCGGCGACGGTGGCGTTCTTGATCGAGGTCGGCATCTCGTCGTAGCGGATCGACTGCCTGTTCTGCACCTCGATGTCGCCGAGCTTGGTCTTGCCGTCGTCGTAGTAGATGTTGCTGGTGTTGGTGGTGAAGGCGGCGTTCGGATCGGGCAGCTTGAGGTTCTGGTAGGAGATCACCACGAACGCCGCCGAGGCCAGCCCGCCGACCACGATCAGGGTCAGCAGGGTGAGCGCGATCCGGCGGATCACCCGGCCGGGGGTCAGCTTCTTCTTCCCCTTCTTCCCGCCCTTGGGGGCGCGGGTAGCAGCAGAAGCGCCCTTCGCGTCGGTCTTGCGCCGGGCGGAGGGCGTGCGGGATTTGCTGGAGGCGCTTGTGCGTGGCCCCCGGGGACGTTCAGCCATAGATGTCCTCGACGGTCTGCTGCCGGCGCGGCGGCTTCCGCTTGACGCCGTCACCGAGCAGGTAGGAGGTGATCATGTGATTCCAGCCGCAATCG
Protein-coding sequences here:
- a CDS encoding transglycosylase domain-containing protein; its protein translation is MAERPRGPRTSASSKSRTPSARRKTDAKGASAATRAPKGGKKGKKKLTPGRVIRRIALTLLTLIVVGGLASAAFVVISYQNLKLPDPNAAFTTNTSNIYYDDGKTKLGDIEVQNRQSIRYDEMPTSIKNATVAAENNTFWTDPGYSVQGMIRAAVNIARGGDLQGGSTITQQYIKIMYLSQDQTITRKFKEVLLSRKLSEKMSKQEILTGYLNTIYFGRGAYGIQAASKAYFDIDAKDLTIPQSAVLAAVLNNPAYLDPDANGGDTEPLLNRYRYVLGSMRHSGFISQAEYTKDVKKLPTLPKIKISDKYGGSKGFLMKAAEAELATLPIDQAKVRGGGYKITTTFDEKAQKAAVKAAESNTKEAAELSGHKASKLHAAIASVDVNTGAVLAMYGGPDYIENSRNWATTPRATASTFKPFALAAGLENGFSLYSQFNGNTFTPPGDGVPIRNEFSTQYGQVSLLKATAESINTAFVDLDTQLPGDGPQKVVDIAQKLGAIKEKGAQDWDVNNRVAIGSAQVSPVNMANAYATFANNGEYVQNHVIAEIKDNNGKIVYKAEPKTHRAISKDVSADVSYALQGVVKDGTGSAAQSLGRPVAGKTGTQGVDDKITSAWFTGYTKQIATSVMYVAGDGGTENLDKYKRPYDPTFFGSSYPLQTWVDYMEKATEGQKIRDFRQPAYVNRDKFPPPVIKKSAPPKQTSGTDNSDNNDKPEKKTQKQDKKSDKTEDKSSDKSNDDKSSDKSSDDKSNDDKGQSDNKSSDSGGSDKKSSDSGRTDDTTSDDTKSGDGSSGDKKTSDGSGSGDKKKSDSTKSDSTTSDSTTSGSDSTSTDTTKTSSSTGSN
- a CDS encoding glycosyltransferase family 87 protein codes for the protein MPSGTAARERDEGFVALISRRIGGPLGRHAGASMIGWLTPTRIALLTATVAWIIGAVQKLPCQVLTAGHYPNSYRRLCYSDIPLLYTGRGLADGNIPYLDHGNYQTLEYPVLTGWLLELQRRITALLGAPVGPGLDEQQAIDASRLFFEVNVVVLGALFLLAVWATARTYVPTITESVEGSRTSPSTSSGRSRVWDAMMLAVSPCVMLTGFINWDMLPVALTALGFMFWARRKPGLAGVMFGLGMAAKLYPLLLLGPLFLLCLRSGRMREFGRLMVGFSIAWLVPNLPVMILAPDQWLAFWTFNSDRGGDLGSIWYVLSLAGHEVPHLNVVNTVVLLLLCAGIGWLIISAPRRPRFAQVGYLVIAAFLITNKVYSPQYVLWLLPLMILARPRWREWWIFTIGELVYFLAIWGHLDQTLGPADGGPDRLYWLAVVVRIGCEVWVGIMIIRDILDPDRRDPLRRTQPSTSEPAHFGAPDESQTVDQPRPQPKGPESDEGRVSGPTGPEPDEGPPGESAEAGSAPALRQAQGSRRQAEGAGRPVVYGPVTVAYGPVPDGPAEGELTGAPDAPWVVRLRGWLTAGATGPR